One Aneurinibacillus migulanus genomic region harbors:
- a CDS encoding RNA polymerase sigma factor: protein MKIVTHRALNMVRRRKKTEEYTDSIDPGQNPLESILQKEKEQQIWQAIQSMTPKHRSAVVLYYYEEFSIAEIAKILGVFEGTVKSRLHRARKLIVEKIQAEKETQVITEMGVIMHD, encoded by the coding sequence ATGAAAATTGTGACACATCGTGCACTTAATATGGTACGTAGAAGGAAAAAAACGGAAGAATATACGGACTCCATTGATCCTGGGCAAAACCCATTGGAGAGTATTCTTCAAAAGGAGAAAGAACAACAGATTTGGCAAGCGATTCAGTCGATGACGCCGAAGCATCGCTCTGCAGTTGTTCTTTACTATTATGAAGAGTTTAGTATAGCTGAAATTGCAAAAATCCTTGGTGTGTTTGAGGGAACGGTAAAATCAAGGCTACATAGGGCCAGAAAGCTAATTGTTGAAAAAATACAAGCTGAAAAAGAAACACAGGTAATTACCGAGATGGGAGTGATCATGCATGACTAA
- a CDS encoding RNA polymerase sigma factor — protein sequence MKENHHFPIARGGEPVDFETLVQPHLATAFRVAFLIVHDYHLAQDAVQEALWEAYQSLYRYDERKGTSFRA from the coding sequence GTGAAGGAAAATCATCATTTTCCAATAGCTAGGGGAGGAGAACCAGTTGATTTTGAAACACTTGTTCAACCTCACTTAGCTACGGCATTTCGAGTCGCTTTTTTGATCGTCCACGATTACCATCTAGCTCAGGATGCCGTTCAAGAAGCACTATGGGAGGCGTATCAATCACTTTATCGATATGATGAACGAAAAGGGACATCGTTTCGGGCTTAG
- a CDS encoding DUF4183 domain-containing protein, with translation MPIVKPFIAGRKFTSTAGAGTGTGATFAIAATAFTDDTGAAATAFPASFSYYNLYINAVLQTADTSTATTTTLTIPGGDVLDPATPITVEFVVT, from the coding sequence ATGCCTATAGTTAAACCGTTTATAGCTGGTAGAAAGTTTACCTCTACAGCAGGGGCCGGAACAGGTACAGGTGCTACATTTGCAATTGCAGCTACAGCTTTTACCGATGATACTGGTGCAGCTGCGACAGCATTTCCAGCTTCATTTTCGTATTACAACCTGTATATTAACGCTGTGCTTCAAACCGCTGACACTTCAACCGCAACTACAACTACGTTAACGATCCCAGGTGGGGACGTGCTTGATCCAGCAACACCGATCACTGTCGAATTTGTCGTCACTTAG
- a CDS encoding TetR/AcrR family transcriptional regulator — translation MKEKSFERKAELFEAALDEFIIKNFEEASLNHILKNAGISKGTFYYHFQDKQALYLFILESSAKAKWEFVSNRTKEYTEDYEEKDIFEKFKLQARIGVEFAIAFPKYYQLSKMFLKEKGNKIYEIAKDMLGSSTEKLLEEMVEEAIKNGDFKGKFSKDFLVKTISYLFVHFDEIFYKEEDFELQRMIKNLDHYVDFMRGGLGRSE, via the coding sequence TTGAAGGAAAAGTCATTTGAAAGAAAAGCTGAACTATTTGAAGCAGCGTTAGATGAGTTTATAATAAAAAACTTTGAAGAGGCTTCTTTAAATCACATCTTAAAAAATGCAGGTATTAGTAAAGGTACTTTTTATTATCATTTTCAGGATAAACAAGCACTTTATTTATTTATATTGGAGTCATCGGCTAAAGCCAAATGGGAATTTGTGAGTAATAGGACTAAAGAATATACAGAAGACTATGAGGAAAAGGATATTTTTGAAAAGTTTAAGTTACAGGCAAGAATTGGTGTAGAATTTGCTATAGCTTTCCCTAAGTATTACCAATTAAGCAAAATGTTTTTGAAAGAAAAAGGTAACAAAATATACGAGATAGCAAAGGATATGTTAGGAAGCAGTACAGAAAAATTGCTTGAAGAAATGGTAGAGGAAGCAATAAAAAATGGAGACTTCAAGGGGAAATTTTCTAAAGATTTTCTTGTAAAAACTATAAGTTATCTGTTTGTTCATTTTGATGAAATTTTTTATAAGGAAGAGGATTTTGAGCTTCAAAGAATGATAAAGAACCTTGATCATTACGTTGATTTTATGAGAGGAGGATTAGGTAGGAGTGAATAA
- a CDS encoding DUF4183 domain-containing protein, protein IQGPQVILATEFTGDSGGPISEFTNLGQNSYSNLYINGILQEGSIYSVNPNALTINLNGSTIFAGEPIILEIVQFSAQVFP, encoded by the coding sequence ATTCAGGGCCCTCAAGTTATTCTAGCTACTGAATTTACTGGTGATAGTGGAGGGCCAATAAGTGAATTTACAAACCTCGGACAAAACAGCTACAGTAATCTTTATATTAATGGAATATTACAAGAAGGCAGCATATATAGCGTAAATCCAAACGCTCTAACTATTAATCTCAATGGCAGCACCATTTTTGCAGGTGAACCTATTATCCTTGAAATTGTTCAGTTTTCTGCTCAAGTATTTCCTTAA
- a CDS encoding DUF4179 domain-containing protein: MTNLDKQITQTLKKVAGELDQPTFVMPDQAVAYKRKRSRLLGSLVFPVSISCVLLLTISVSSYVSPTFVAYVKSLFDGSSDKELQYAVQEGFSQKVNASVTDQGYTLEIKEILADPMRIVAVYSIKDQQNNFIHPDKLHISKVEVTDLKGNVIKETTTYGVNKREENYGYLTLKNPGETEEQKLLLQFEGNQIDSVKGNWPLKVPIDLEKSITASKMLPMNKTYTYTTPQGLQINLNSVMYSLTAARVEYETKWTEEAKKRLVQESKQVKGRIASAAPYVRYDDYKLNFHVENEKGEKVKDLTWELDTPRKAVDEYGHSIRKYGFAPLSPDHQYTLVLDSLVKTEPYKLDISFEPKQLADKPVRVDKDGKTIEIKSVTFDKPQNEASPKDEKHATITLEAYLKDIVQITDRILVDDDTDKIINHFGWTIKDEKGKIYNVTGGDFKMIGKDEQGRNHIRMKLQSYEMKELPQKLSLTSELAEKSYDLDWRVPLPMPKEDK, translated from the coding sequence ATGACTAATCTTGACAAACAGATTACACAAACTCTAAAAAAGGTAGCTGGAGAATTGGATCAACCTACTTTTGTGATGCCCGACCAAGCAGTAGCCTATAAAAGAAAAAGATCGCGTTTACTAGGCTCTTTGGTATTTCCAGTCTCAATTAGCTGCGTTTTGCTTTTAACGATTTCGGTGAGTTCATACGTATCACCTACCTTTGTTGCCTATGTTAAATCGTTATTTGATGGCAGTTCTGATAAAGAACTGCAATATGCAGTACAGGAGGGCTTTTCACAGAAGGTAAATGCCTCTGTTACTGATCAGGGCTATACTCTTGAAATAAAGGAGATATTGGCTGACCCAATGAGAATTGTGGCCGTTTATTCGATCAAGGATCAGCAAAATAACTTTATTCATCCGGATAAGCTTCATATAAGTAAGGTAGAGGTAACAGATTTGAAAGGGAATGTAATTAAAGAAACTACAACGTATGGAGTAAATAAACGCGAAGAGAATTACGGATATCTCACTCTAAAAAACCCCGGGGAAACAGAAGAACAGAAGCTTTTATTACAATTCGAGGGAAATCAGATCGACTCTGTTAAAGGAAATTGGCCCTTAAAGGTTCCTATTGATTTAGAAAAATCAATTACGGCTTCAAAGATGCTACCAATGAATAAGACGTATACTTATACTACACCACAGGGACTGCAAATCAATCTAAACAGCGTGATGTATTCACTGACTGCTGCGCGTGTCGAATATGAAACAAAGTGGACGGAAGAGGCAAAGAAAAGATTAGTACAGGAAAGCAAACAAGTGAAAGGAAGAATAGCTTCAGCTGCCCCTTATGTTCGCTATGATGATTATAAGCTGAATTTTCATGTTGAAAATGAAAAGGGAGAGAAAGTAAAAGATTTAACTTGGGAGCTTGATACTCCACGCAAGGCAGTGGATGAATACGGCCATTCTATTCGGAAGTATGGATTTGCTCCTTTGTCTCCAGATCATCAATATACACTAGTATTGGATTCCTTAGTAAAAACAGAACCGTATAAGCTGGACATATCATTTGAGCCGAAGCAGCTTGCCGATAAACCTGTAAGAGTAGATAAGGATGGCAAAACGATTGAGATCAAGTCAGTAACCTTTGACAAACCTCAAAATGAAGCATCTCCAAAGGATGAGAAGCATGCTACGATTACACTAGAGGCTTATTTAAAGGATATTGTTCAAATAACAGATAGGATTTTAGTGGATGATGATACAGATAAAATTATTAATCACTTCGGTTGGACGATAAAAGATGAAAAGGGCAAAATATACAATGTAACAGGTGGAGATTTTAAAATGATAGGAAAGGATGAACAAGGCAGAAACCATATCCGAATGAAATTGCAAAGTTATGAAATGAAAGAACTCCCTCAAAAGCTCAGTCTTACTTCAGAGTTGGCAGAAAAGAGCTATGACCTGGATTGGAGAGTACCATTGCCAATGCCAAAAGAAGACAAATGA
- a CDS encoding polysaccharide deacetylase family protein, with protein sequence MRDATLYKELERKLPIGEHKNERIVIRSRWVGSYMREKKRWTNLLFALIAIFTCALLYPQLTPYTHYENKVLVLTYHHIDEKIKSDATITPKLFEQHMKKLKKYNYNVISMDEFIAFMKDNKSVPPNAILLTFDDGYKSFYSKAYPVLLRYGYTATNFIIVKATDIPNPKALPHLTWKDMREMKRNGMSFYSHTYDQHMLCNVNAQRETKPALVTPIYKEKEKRTETEGEYQHRIEEDIQFANERLGQELNNHEHLLCFPFGAYNDTVLKVGRENNIRLFFTTQEGINKARQEKVLRINAGAPNVSAEELIKKLESYDE encoded by the coding sequence ATGCGTGATGCGACACTTTATAAGGAATTGGAGAGAAAGCTTCCCATCGGCGAACATAAAAACGAAAGAATCGTCATAAGGAGTAGATGGGTAGGCAGCTATATGAGAGAAAAAAAACGATGGACAAACCTGTTATTTGCTTTAATAGCTATTTTTACCTGTGCTTTGTTGTATCCGCAGCTCACACCATACACTCACTATGAAAACAAAGTGCTTGTGCTCACCTACCATCATATTGATGAAAAGATAAAAAGTGATGCTACGATTACACCGAAACTTTTCGAACAGCATATGAAAAAATTGAAGAAGTACAATTACAATGTGATTTCGATGGATGAATTTATTGCCTTTATGAAAGACAATAAAAGCGTGCCGCCGAATGCGATTCTTCTTACATTTGATGATGGTTATAAGAGCTTCTATTCGAAAGCATATCCAGTCCTGCTAAGATATGGCTACACTGCTACAAATTTTATCATTGTAAAAGCAACTGATATACCCAATCCAAAGGCACTTCCACACCTTACTTGGAAGGACATGCGGGAAATGAAACGAAACGGCATGAGCTTCTATTCCCATACATATGATCAGCATATGCTATGCAACGTAAACGCACAGAGAGAAACAAAACCTGCGCTCGTAACACCAATATATAAGGAAAAAGAGAAAAGGACGGAGACCGAAGGTGAATATCAACATCGTATAGAAGAGGATATTCAGTTTGCAAATGAACGCCTAGGGCAAGAATTAAACAACCATGAACACCTCCTCTGCTTCCCATTTGGTGCGTATAACGATACTGTATTAAAAGTAGGAAGAGAGAATAATATTCGACTCTTTTTTACAACCCAAGAAGGAATAAATAAAGCGCGTCAAGAAAAAGTCCTTCGAATTAATGCCGGAGCTCCAAATGTTTCAGCAGAAGAACTGATAAAGAAGTTGGAGAGCTATGATGAATAA
- a CDS encoding transposase, with the protein MPLTYRVAHQQEINNILRTWRFPLYFSKPVMNHRVHFLDGVMTRGFSGTLTDIHRESCHSQDRRTLSHFLTHGKWNEQHLMRIIQQQSWESIKREAKHTQEPIFAIIDDTVCRKTKPSSQALSPMQGTDFHYSHTEGKSVWGHAVVQEFIRCGEKAFPYAFSRYESEQNSKIDIACELLSFTAMFCSVTGHGDILTGLRSWQNKKTESWIEFVYYEAKAGTQLDLIKNQLQAA; encoded by the coding sequence ATGCCTCTTACGTATAGGGTAGCACATCAACAGGAAATCAACAATATTTTACGTACCTGGCGTTTCCCACTTTATTTTTCTAAGCCGGTAATGAACCATAGGGTTCATTTTCTCGATGGTGTGATGACCAGAGGTTTTTCTGGAACGTTAACCGATATCCATCGTGAAAGCTGCCATTCACAAGACCGACGGACACTGAGCCATTTTCTTACTCATGGAAAGTGGAATGAGCAGCATTTGATGCGTATAATTCAGCAACAATCATGGGAGAGCATCAAGAGGGAAGCGAAACATACACAAGAGCCGATTTTTGCTATTATCGATGATACGGTCTGTAGAAAGACAAAGCCCTCGTCACAGGCATTGTCCCCTATGCAAGGAACAGATTTTCACTATTCCCATACCGAAGGTAAGTCAGTATGGGGACATGCAGTCGTTCAGGAGTTCATTCGATGTGGTGAAAAAGCATTCCCTTATGCGTTTAGCCGATACGAATCAGAGCAAAACAGCAAAATTGATATTGCATGTGAACTACTTTCTTTTACAGCCATGTTCTGCAGTGTAACAGGACACGGTGATATCTTAACAGGACTACGAAGTTGGCAAAACAAAAAGACAGAGAGTTGGATCGAATTTGTTTACTATGAAGCAAAGGCAGGAACGCAGCTGGATTTGATAAAAAATCAGTTACAAGCTGCCTAG